From the genome of Mycobacterium dioxanotrophicus, one region includes:
- a CDS encoding glycosyl hydrolase family 28-related protein, which translates to MTFTPKTWHDIPDRSTPITAAELNRIEQGVVALTSFVNVKDRAYGAKGDGTADDTTALNNAKSAAVAAGLPLYIPKGTYKVTSTLDWMVNDLVVIGDGSRQSQILQGTNNIPIVKVAGQHQLIRGLGFRYTSQQTSVQTSAIGMAFGDDTVGSCFASEFRDLRFVNCATALAMNPDIATVAGLFSCMFFGIDIPSYSISAISLTGGNDVGAYATGCVFQNVYINNTSDGTACSSYAVLLRDWDEVVFNQLNIEHGTVNTTDVFGLIRVNNLVVNDLHFEKITSSFNGAALLYLSNSRAVINSGTARFNTFSGSASNPVFRMFGTSRLVVNNWVDNSNTRTTPSRPAIDFGTATNSSALINHMDLGQVTARRTGGDSTDAAIFHDEIATRAQRTASIASSATPSINCDTTDQLNITAQAVPITGITVTGTPRDGQELTIRFKDNGTAQAIAHGASFVGTLLTTTVAGKTHVCTYRYDAAAAKWAGTIANTAGY; encoded by the coding sequence GTGACTTTCACCCCGAAGACTTGGCATGACATCCCTGACAGGTCGACACCGATCACTGCTGCGGAGCTGAATCGGATCGAGCAAGGCGTTGTGGCGCTGACGTCGTTCGTCAACGTCAAGGACCGGGCGTATGGGGCGAAGGGTGACGGCACCGCAGACGACACCACGGCGCTGAACAACGCCAAGTCGGCAGCGGTGGCGGCGGGTCTGCCGCTCTACATCCCGAAGGGCACCTACAAGGTCACCAGCACGCTGGACTGGATGGTCAACGACCTGGTCGTCATCGGTGATGGCTCCCGCCAGTCGCAGATCCTACAGGGCACCAACAACATTCCGATCGTGAAGGTGGCTGGCCAGCACCAACTGATCCGCGGTCTCGGGTTCCGGTACACCTCACAGCAGACCAGTGTCCAGACCTCCGCGATCGGCATGGCATTCGGAGACGACACCGTCGGCTCGTGCTTCGCCAGCGAGTTCCGCGATCTGCGGTTCGTGAACTGCGCCACCGCGTTGGCGATGAACCCGGACATCGCGACAGTGGCGGGCCTGTTTTCGTGCATGTTCTTCGGCATCGACATTCCCAGCTACAGCATTTCGGCGATCAGCCTCACCGGCGGCAACGACGTCGGCGCCTACGCGACCGGTTGCGTCTTCCAGAACGTCTACATCAACAACACCTCCGACGGCACCGCGTGCTCGTCGTATGCAGTTCTGCTGCGCGACTGGGACGAGGTGGTGTTCAATCAGCTGAACATCGAGCATGGAACCGTCAACACCACAGACGTTTTCGGTCTGATCCGAGTAAACAACCTGGTGGTCAACGATCTGCATTTCGAGAAGATCACCTCGAGCTTCAACGGCGCGGCCCTGCTGTACCTGTCGAATTCGCGGGCCGTGATCAACTCCGGGACGGCGCGTTTCAACACGTTCTCGGGGTCAGCGTCGAATCCGGTGTTCCGCATGTTCGGCACGTCGAGACTGGTCGTCAACAACTGGGTCGACAACTCCAACACCCGCACCACCCCGTCACGCCCTGCCATCGACTTCGGTACGGCCACCAACAGTTCCGCGCTGATCAACCACATGGACCTGGGCCAGGTCACGGCACGCCGGACCGGCGGGGACTCCACCGACGCGGCGATCTTCCATGACGAGATAGCAACCCGCGCGCAGCGCACCGCGTCCATCGCCTCCAGCGCCACCCCGTCGATCAACTGCGACACCACCGATCAGCTGAACATCACCGCACAGGCCGTGCCGATAACCGGCATCACGGTCACCGGAACCCCGCGGGATGGACAAGAGCTGACGATTCGGTTCAAGGACAACGGCACCGCGCAGGCCATCGCGCACGGAGCCAGTTTCGTCGGAACACTGCTCACCACCACGGTTGCAGGCAAGACCCACGTGTGCACGTACCGGTACGACGCGGCGGCGGCCAAGTGGGCAGGGACCATCGCGAACACGGCTGGCTACTGA